Proteins from a genomic interval of Mesobacillus sp. S13:
- a CDS encoding TRM11 family SAM-dependent methyltransferase encodes MKFTNFEPKSFIYNYAFPSEEKELCALEMRSFFGEDTESSVLESTLKIDPSRSPFIRGRMDVIIDGEQLEDLIEQVKKLELNGATFKVMYVKVTGPEKVDFEERRRIERVVGLEIPGEPELVNPDLLFGIMNVNERWVFGEYHSSEQVWLHHQQKPHSYSTSLSTRVARAVANIAVPNPAGVKAIDPCCGIGTVVVEALSMGIDIVASDINPLILPGTRENIAHFGYETEVTFKDIRKVTGSYDVAIIDMPYNLCSVITPEEQLEMLQSTYEFADKVVIVTIESIDSIIANAGFVIADRCVVKKGTFEREIIVCKK; translated from the coding sequence GTGAAATTCACTAACTTTGAGCCTAAGTCATTTATATATAATTACGCATTTCCATCTGAGGAAAAAGAGTTGTGTGCATTGGAAATGCGCTCGTTTTTTGGGGAGGATACAGAATCCAGCGTCTTGGAGAGCACTTTGAAAATCGATCCAAGCCGAAGTCCTTTTATAAGGGGACGTATGGATGTCATTATTGACGGTGAGCAATTAGAGGACCTAATTGAGCAAGTGAAAAAATTAGAATTGAATGGCGCTACTTTTAAAGTGATGTATGTAAAAGTGACAGGTCCTGAAAAGGTGGATTTTGAAGAGAGACGCAGAATCGAACGAGTAGTGGGTCTGGAAATTCCCGGGGAGCCGGAGCTCGTAAATCCTGATCTGCTGTTTGGGATCATGAATGTGAATGAGCGTTGGGTATTTGGTGAATACCACAGCAGCGAACAGGTCTGGCTGCATCACCAGCAAAAGCCGCATAGCTACTCAACTTCATTGAGTACTCGTGTCGCAAGAGCGGTCGCCAATATCGCAGTTCCTAATCCAGCTGGAGTTAAAGCGATCGATCCATGCTGCGGAATTGGAACGGTAGTGGTGGAAGCATTATCGATGGGGATTGACATTGTTGCCAGTGATATCAACCCGCTCATTCTGCCTGGAACAAGGGAGAACATCGCACATTTTGGATATGAAACGGAAGTTACGTTCAAGGACATCCGCAAAGTCACTGGGAGCTACGACGTGGCGATTATTGATATGCCGTACAATCTGTGCTCGGTCATCACACCGGAAGAGCAGCTTGAAATGCTTCAAAGCACATACGAGTTTGCTGATAAAGTGGTTATCGTCACGATTGAATCAATCGACTCTATCATCGCTAATGCTGGTTTTGTCATTGCTGATCGCTGTGTCGTGAAAAAAGGGACCTTCGAACGCGAGATCATTGTCTGTAAAAAATAA
- the glpT gene encoding glycerol-3-phosphate transporter, whose product MLNLFKPAPHVERLSEERTEAEYKKLRFQVFMGIFIGYAAYYLLRKNFSIAMPYLVEEGFSKGELGLALSAISISYGISKFVMGTVSDRSNARWFMTAGLVLSAIVSLLMGFIPFFTSSVAIMFIMLFINGWVQGMGWPPAGRVLTHWFSVSERGGKTAIWNVAHNVGGGLMAPLAVAGAAIFAGILGSSYAGYEGVFILPAIVALAVALVAFMLIRDTPQSMGLPPIEEYRDDYPTKKKQLFETELTTKEILFKYVLNNKWIWIIAVANVFVYFVRYGVLDWAPTYLSEEKGFSMNESSVAYFLYEWAGIPGTLLAGYLSDKLFKGRRGPAGFVFMLGVLVAVLVYWFNPPGNTFVDMAALIAIGFLIYGPVMLIGLQALDYVPKKAAGTAAGLTGLFGYLGGSVAANALMGYLVDFAGWDAGFLLLTISCALATLLFAVTWNVRGQEVVKH is encoded by the coding sequence ATGCTTAACTTATTCAAGCCGGCTCCCCATGTGGAGAGACTGTCTGAAGAAAGAACCGAAGCCGAGTATAAGAAGTTAAGGTTCCAGGTTTTCATGGGAATCTTCATCGGTTACGCAGCTTATTATCTTTTGCGTAAAAACTTCTCAATCGCCATGCCTTATCTTGTGGAAGAGGGATTCTCAAAGGGTGAATTGGGACTAGCATTATCCGCGATCTCCATTTCGTATGGAATCAGTAAATTTGTGATGGGGACGGTGTCGGACCGGAGTAACGCCCGGTGGTTCATGACCGCAGGACTTGTCCTCTCTGCCATTGTCAGCTTATTGATGGGCTTCATACCATTTTTCACATCTTCTGTTGCTATTATGTTTATCATGCTTTTTATCAATGGTTGGGTTCAAGGTATGGGTTGGCCTCCTGCTGGCCGCGTGTTGACTCACTGGTTCAGTGTTAGTGAGCGTGGCGGTAAAACCGCAATCTGGAACGTTGCCCACAATGTCGGCGGCGGTTTGATGGCTCCACTTGCAGTTGCCGGAGCAGCGATATTTGCCGGAATACTTGGTTCATCTTACGCAGGATATGAAGGTGTTTTCATACTGCCGGCCATCGTGGCACTTGCTGTAGCACTTGTGGCCTTTATGCTGATTCGTGATACTCCTCAATCAATGGGACTTCCGCCAATTGAAGAATATCGTGATGATTATCCAACAAAAAAGAAACAGTTATTCGAAACGGAATTGACGACAAAAGAGATTCTTTTCAAGTATGTTTTAAACAATAAATGGATTTGGATCATTGCCGTTGCCAACGTCTTCGTTTACTTTGTCCGTTATGGAGTATTGGACTGGGCACCAACTTATTTAAGTGAAGAAAAAGGCTTCTCAATGAACGAATCAAGTGTCGCCTACTTCCTGTATGAATGGGCTGGTATCCCTGGTACATTGCTGGCTGGATACCTATCGGACAAGCTGTTTAAGGGACGCCGCGGACCTGCTGGATTCGTGTTCATGCTAGGTGTATTGGTTGCCGTCCTTGTCTACTGGTTCAACCCGCCAGGAAATACATTCGTCGATATGGCTGCTCTGATCGCAATCGGGTTCTTGATCTACGGACCTGTTATGCTGATAGGTCTTCAAGCACTTGACTATGTACCTAAAAAAGCTGCCGGAACAGCTGCTGGCTTGACCGGATTATTCGGTTACCTTGGCGGATCTGTTGCAGCCAACGCTTTGATGGGTTACCTGGTTGACTTTGCTGGCTGGGACGCTGGTTTCTTGCTGCTGACTATTTCTTGCGCGCTTGCAACATTATTGTTTGCTGTGACATGGAATGTCCGTGGACAGGAAGTTGTTAAACACTAA
- a CDS encoding cation diffusion facilitator family transporter, translating into MNEERYSNLKLGERGAIISILAYILLSALKLSVGYISDSEALKADGLNNTTDILASLSVLIGLRLSQKPADDDHLYGHWKSEMVASMVASFIIIVVGFQVLTSAFTSVFEGTQEAPDLVAAWTGLFSALIMYFVYRYNRNLANKIKSHSVMAAAKDNLSDSWVSIGTAVGIIGSQFGLPWLDPVTAVIVGALILKTGWDIFREASHQLTDGFDVDLIKEYNDTICNIPGVKGIKDLKARSYGNNIVVDCVITVNPTLDISTAHDISTMVEEKLMEEYDIYDVHVHVEPD; encoded by the coding sequence ATGAATGAAGAACGTTATTCCAATTTGAAATTAGGCGAACGTGGAGCCATTATAAGTATCCTCGCTTATATACTTCTTTCTGCCTTGAAACTTTCTGTAGGTTATATCAGCGATTCCGAAGCATTGAAGGCAGATGGTTTGAACAACACGACCGATATTTTAGCCTCGCTTTCCGTCCTTATCGGGTTAAGGCTATCGCAAAAACCTGCTGATGATGACCATCTTTATGGCCACTGGAAATCAGAAATGGTCGCTTCGATGGTGGCATCTTTTATCATCATTGTGGTCGGATTCCAGGTTTTAACCAGCGCTTTCACATCCGTTTTTGAAGGAACTCAGGAAGCACCAGATCTGGTTGCTGCCTGGACAGGTTTATTTTCCGCACTCATTATGTATTTTGTGTATCGTTATAACCGGAACCTCGCTAACAAAATAAAAAGCCATTCGGTCATGGCCGCGGCTAAAGATAACCTGTCCGATTCTTGGGTGAGTATCGGTACGGCTGTCGGAATCATCGGCTCCCAATTTGGTTTGCCATGGCTCGATCCCGTAACCGCAGTCATCGTTGGTGCACTGATTTTAAAAACTGGCTGGGACATCTTCCGCGAAGCATCCCACCAGCTGACAGACGGCTTTGATGTAGACCTAATTAAAGAATATAACGATACCATCTGTAATATTCCTGGTGTCAAAGGAATTAAGGATTTAAAGGCGCGGAGCTACGGCAACAATATTGTCGTTGATTGCGTCATCACCGTGAATCCGACCCTCGACATCAGCACCGCACATGATATCTCCACAATGGTCGAAGAGAAACTTATGGAAGAATACGATATATATGACGTCCATGTCCATGTAGAGCCGGATTGA
- the rnjA gene encoding ribonuclease J1 has product METKLKKDLKIFALGGLGEIGKNTYVIQYKNEMVLVDCGIKFPDNELFGIDYVLADYTYLKQNQDKLVGIFVTHGHEDHIGGLPFLLQDVKAPIYGGDFAVELIKSKLQEHKIKGVKFHQINNDTVVEFQNIKVRFFRTTHSIADSFGVVVTTPEGNIVHTGDFKFDLTPVGRGTDFQKIAEISSEGVLCLLSDSTNSEQPGFSISERRVGEAIEDIFQTVDGRVIFATFASNIDRVQQVVKSSLKYNRKMAIVGRSMEKTFEIGRRLGYISAPDDAFVSVNEIGQVPSHQLTIICTGSQGEPMAALARIANGTHRQISVIPGDTIVFSSSPIPGNTISVNRVIDKLHRIGADVIHHKISEVHTSGHGKQEEQKLMIKLLNPKFFIPIHGEYRMLDQHVKLAEQCGIPRENSFILDNGDVLELSADGGQVAGKVPAQPVYVDGSGIGDIGHIVLKDRRVLSQDGLVIVTMMIDREKKQLVNKPTVVTRGFVYVRESGDLMKNVEELIKDKIVTELAGGTKDWSSIKKAVIDVVNPFLYSQTGRRPMILPIIMEV; this is encoded by the coding sequence ATGGAAACGAAATTGAAAAAGGATCTCAAGATTTTCGCTTTGGGCGGTCTTGGTGAAATCGGTAAAAATACGTATGTAATTCAATATAAAAATGAAATGGTGTTAGTGGATTGCGGAATTAAGTTTCCGGATAATGAGTTGTTCGGAATTGATTATGTGCTAGCGGATTACACTTATTTGAAGCAAAACCAGGACAAGCTGGTAGGTATTTTCGTCACTCATGGCCACGAAGACCATATTGGCGGATTGCCGTTTTTGCTGCAGGATGTGAAGGCGCCGATTTATGGAGGTGATTTTGCAGTTGAGCTAATTAAGTCCAAGCTGCAGGAGCACAAAATCAAGGGTGTCAAGTTCCACCAGATCAACAATGATACGGTCGTCGAGTTCCAGAATATCAAGGTTCGCTTTTTCCGGACAACGCACAGTATCGCGGATTCATTCGGTGTCGTGGTTACGACTCCGGAAGGGAATATTGTTCACACAGGTGACTTTAAATTTGATTTAACACCGGTTGGAAGGGGCACTGATTTTCAAAAAATCGCTGAGATCAGCAGTGAAGGTGTACTTTGCTTGTTATCGGACAGTACGAACAGTGAGCAGCCAGGATTCTCGATATCTGAAAGACGTGTCGGAGAAGCTATCGAGGATATTTTCCAGACAGTGGATGGCCGCGTCATTTTCGCTACCTTCGCCTCCAATATTGACCGCGTACAGCAGGTGGTGAAGTCGTCCCTCAAGTATAACCGGAAAATGGCGATTGTTGGCCGAAGCATGGAAAAGACTTTCGAAATCGGACGCAGACTGGGTTATATTTCTGCGCCAGATGATGCTTTCGTAAGCGTTAACGAGATCGGACAGGTTCCAAGCCATCAGCTGACGATCATCTGTACGGGTAGCCAGGGCGAGCCGATGGCAGCTCTTGCGCGGATTGCGAATGGAACACACAGACAAATCTCAGTCATACCTGGAGATACGATTGTCTTTTCGTCATCACCGATTCCCGGCAACACAATCAGCGTAAACCGCGTAATTGATAAGCTGCACCGAATCGGCGCCGATGTCATCCATCATAAAATCAGTGAGGTTCATACCTCAGGGCATGGCAAGCAGGAAGAGCAGAAGCTGATGATCAAGCTTCTGAATCCGAAGTTTTTCATTCCGATTCACGGTGAATACCGTATGCTGGACCAGCATGTTAAATTAGCGGAACAATGCGGAATCCCGCGTGAAAACTCGTTTATTTTAGATAACGGGGATGTCCTGGAATTGTCTGCAGACGGCGGGCAGGTTGCCGGAAAAGTTCCAGCTCAGCCAGTATATGTTGACGGCAGCGGAATCGGCGATATCGGACATATCGTCTTAAAAGACAGAAGAGTACTTTCACAGGACGGACTTGTGATCGTCACGATGATGATCGATCGCGAGAAAAAGCAGCTGGTCAACAAGCCGACTGTGGTAACAAGAGGATTCGTTTATGTCAGGGAGTCAGGCGACCTGATGAAAAATGTAGAAGAACTGATCAAGGATAAAATTGTGACTGAATTGGCAGGAGGCACGAAGGACTGGTCAAGCATCAAGAAGGCCGTCATCGACGTCGTCAACCCATTCCTATACAGCCAGACAGGCAGAAGACCAATGATTTTGCCGATTATCATGGAAGTATAA
- a CDS encoding glycerol-3-phosphate dehydrogenase/oxidase yields MRFSNLDRKNIVSKLKNGTFDVLVIGGGITGAGIALDAATRGMNIALLEMQDFAAGTSSRSTKLVHGGLRYLKQFEVKMVAEVGKERAIVYENGPHVTTPEWMLLPFHKGGTFGSFSTSIGLRVYDFLAGVKRSERRKMFSATETLAKEPLVKKDGLKGGGYYVEYRTDDARLTIEVMKQAVDKGATPLNYSKVKNLIYKNGIVAGVLVEDLLTGEEYEVHAKKVVNATGPWVDGIREMDDSKKGKTLKLSKGVHIVIDQSRFPLKQAIYFDTPDGRMVFAIPRDGKTYVGTTDTFYNEDPINPGMTEEDRSYLLKAIRYMFPDVNVTEKDVESSWAGVRPLIHEDGKAPSEISRKDEIWESDSKLITIAGGKLTGYRKMAETIVDLLAEKFAKEDGLSFPGCHTKNLPISGGDVGGSANLDSFVEKQLEAGIKAGFTKEEARRLAYQYGSNAPIVFQLASEHKKEADQYGLPLELFAKLIYGIQYEAAATPVDFFNRRTGAILFDIHIVHNFKENVINFMRGQFKWNEQQIEAYTLELEGALNEAVIPVK; encoded by the coding sequence ATGAGATTTTCAAATCTCGATCGTAAAAATATAGTATCGAAACTGAAAAATGGAACATTCGATGTTCTTGTGATTGGCGGCGGCATTACCGGTGCTGGAATCGCCCTTGATGCTGCAACTAGAGGGATGAATATAGCTTTGTTGGAAATGCAGGATTTTGCGGCAGGTACCTCAAGCCGTTCCACAAAGCTCGTGCACGGCGGCCTTCGTTATTTAAAGCAATTCGAAGTGAAGATGGTGGCTGAAGTCGGCAAGGAGCGGGCGATTGTGTATGAGAATGGCCCGCATGTCACGACACCAGAATGGATGCTGCTCCCCTTCCATAAGGGCGGAACATTCGGAAGCTTCAGCACCTCCATTGGCCTTAGGGTGTATGACTTTTTAGCAGGTGTCAAAAGGTCGGAGCGCAGGAAAATGTTCAGCGCTACTGAAACTTTGGCAAAAGAACCACTTGTGAAAAAAGACGGCTTGAAGGGCGGCGGCTATTATGTTGAATACCGCACCGATGACGCCCGACTGACAATCGAGGTCATGAAACAGGCTGTGGATAAAGGCGCAACACCATTGAACTATTCCAAAGTTAAAAACCTTATATATAAAAACGGTATTGTTGCAGGTGTCCTGGTTGAGGATCTTTTAACAGGTGAGGAGTACGAGGTCCACGCTAAAAAAGTGGTCAATGCCACCGGACCATGGGTGGATGGCATCCGTGAAATGGATGATTCGAAAAAAGGAAAAACACTGAAGCTATCAAAGGGTGTTCATATCGTCATCGATCAATCACGCTTCCCGCTCAAGCAGGCGATCTATTTTGACACCCCGGACGGACGGATGGTATTCGCGATCCCTCGCGATGGCAAGACCTATGTCGGTACGACCGATACTTTTTACAATGAAGATCCAATTAATCCTGGCATGACGGAAGAAGACAGAAGCTACCTGCTTAAAGCGATCCGATACATGTTCCCAGATGTGAATGTCACGGAAAAAGATGTAGAATCCAGCTGGGCAGGCGTCAGGCCGCTGATCCATGAGGATGGCAAGGCTCCATCTGAAATCTCCAGAAAAGATGAAATCTGGGAATCCGATTCAAAACTGATCACCATTGCTGGCGGAAAATTGACTGGCTACCGCAAAATGGCGGAAACGATTGTTGACCTGCTTGCTGAAAAATTCGCTAAAGAGGATGGACTCAGCTTCCCTGGCTGCCATACGAAGAATTTGCCGATTTCAGGCGGAGATGTCGGCGGTTCTGCCAACCTGGACTCTTTTGTAGAAAAGCAGCTTGAAGCGGGCATTAAGGCTGGCTTTACTAAAGAAGAAGCCCGCCGTCTGGCATACCAGTATGGATCGAATGCCCCGATCGTATTCCAGTTAGCATCTGAACACAAAAAAGAAGCAGACCAATACGGCCTGCCATTGGAGTTGTTCGCAAAGCTGATCTATGGTATCCAATATGAAGCGGCAGCAACGCCAGTCGACTTCTTCAACAGACGCACAGGAGCAATTTTATTCGATATCCACATTGTGCATAACTTCAAGGAAAATGTGATTAACTTCATGCGTGGCCAATTCAAATGGAACGAGCAGCAAATAGAAGCCTATACTTTGGAGCTTGAAGGAGCTTTAAATGAAGCGGTCATTCCAGTAAAATGA
- a CDS encoding LTA synthase family protein codes for MGTKKNMSVSFVLIAIVLLWLKTYTVYKFNFDIDIENKMQEFILFINPLSFLMFALGLGIFMAGRKQKIFVIATSFITSFILYANVVYYKEFSDFITIPLLTQTSNMGDLKSSVGELISWTDIIYFADTLLILALAFVKSSKISFKKYKNVYAAAFYFSAIGLAFFNLGLSESERPELLTRTFDREILVKNIGTYNHHIYDAYLQTKTTAQRAMADGNQLTEIENYTRAQYKEPSKEMFGAAKGKNLIVISMESTQNFVIGQKVNGQEVTPFLNEFIKDSYYFNNFYHQTAQGKTSDSEFLLENSLYPLGRGAVFFTHSGNEYMSLAERLKENSYYTAKLHANNKSFWNRDVMYNNFGYDRFYSLPDYEVNEENSVGWGMKDMDFFDQSVEHLKAMPKPFFAKFITLTNHFPFELDEEDKFIDEFDSNSGTLNRYFPTVRYTDEALKLFIEDLKAEGLYEDSIIVIYGDHYGISENHNKAMEQYLGKEITPFVSTQLQRVPMIIHIPGHEGKTISTVTGQIDLRPTLLNLAGIDTKQDIQFGADMFSEKQDNFVALRDGSFITEDLVYTKGVCYDKATEEPTDGASCEPFIEHAKNELSYSDQIIYGDLLRFYEKDDQQQ; via the coding sequence ATGGGGACTAAAAAGAATATGTCCGTAAGTTTTGTTTTGATTGCCATTGTTCTATTATGGCTAAAAACCTACACCGTTTATAAGTTCAATTTTGATATAGATATTGAAAATAAAATGCAGGAATTCATCCTGTTCATTAATCCATTGAGCTTCCTTATGTTCGCTTTGGGACTAGGGATTTTCATGGCAGGCAGGAAGCAGAAAATTTTTGTCATTGCGACAAGTTTCATCACTTCCTTTATTCTTTACGCCAATGTTGTTTACTATAAGGAGTTCAGTGATTTCATCACGATTCCCCTGTTGACACAGACAAGCAATATGGGCGATTTAAAGAGCAGTGTCGGGGAATTGATTAGCTGGACTGATATCATTTATTTTGCCGATACCTTGTTGATTCTAGCGCTAGCTTTTGTAAAAAGTTCTAAGATTTCTTTTAAAAAGTACAAAAACGTATATGCAGCAGCGTTTTACTTCAGCGCGATTGGTCTTGCCTTTTTCAACCTTGGGCTTTCTGAGTCTGAACGTCCTGAATTATTGACTCGTACGTTCGACAGGGAAATCCTAGTAAAGAATATCGGGACGTACAATCACCATATCTATGATGCGTACCTACAGACAAAGACAACAGCACAAAGAGCCATGGCAGATGGCAACCAGTTGACCGAAATCGAGAACTATACTCGTGCTCAATATAAAGAACCATCTAAAGAAATGTTCGGTGCGGCAAAGGGCAAGAACCTTATTGTCATCTCAATGGAATCTACCCAGAACTTTGTCATCGGACAGAAGGTGAATGGCCAGGAAGTCACGCCATTCTTGAATGAGTTCATTAAAGACAGCTATTACTTTAATAACTTTTACCATCAGACTGCACAAGGTAAAACGTCTGATTCAGAATTCCTATTGGAAAACTCTTTATATCCGCTTGGCCGCGGAGCCGTATTCTTCACCCACTCAGGGAATGAATACATGTCACTTGCTGAAAGGCTGAAGGAAAACTCTTATTACACTGCGAAGCTTCATGCGAACAACAAGAGCTTCTGGAATCGTGACGTAATGTACAATAATTTCGGTTATGACCGTTTTTACTCATTGCCGGATTATGAAGTGAATGAAGAAAATTCTGTTGGCTGGGGTATGAAGGATATGGATTTCTTCGACCAGTCAGTTGAACATTTAAAAGCAATGCCAAAGCCGTTCTTTGCGAAGTTCATTACGCTGACAAACCACTTCCCGTTCGAACTGGATGAAGAAGATAAATTCATTGATGAATTTGATTCAAACAGCGGCACTTTGAACCGCTACTTCCCAACCGTTCGCTATACGGATGAAGCATTGAAGCTATTCATCGAGGATTTGAAAGCAGAAGGACTTTACGAGGATTCAATCATCGTGATCTACGGTGACCACTATGGTATTTCCGAGAACCATAACAAAGCAATGGAGCAATACCTTGGCAAGGAAATCACGCCATTTGTTTCTACACAACTGCAGCGTGTGCCGATGATTATCCATATCCCTGGTCACGAAGGCAAAACGATTTCAACTGTAACTGGTCAAATCGATCTTCGCCCAACATTGCTGAATCTCGCTGGAATCGATACTAAGCAGGATATCCAGTTTGGAGCAGACATGTTCTCCGAAAAGCAGGATAACTTTGTTGCCCTAAGAGACGGAAGCTTCATTACCGAAGATTTAGTTTACACAAAAGGTGTATGTTATGATAAAGCCACAGAAGAACCGACTGACGGTGCAAGCTGTGAACCATTCATCGAGCATGCGAAAAACGAACTAAGTTACTCAGATCAAATCATTTACGGAGACTTGCTTCGTTTTTATGAAAAAGATGATCAACAACAATAA
- a CDS encoding glycerol-3-phosphate responsive antiterminator, whose translation MDQKILPASSNMKEFEQFLGSPFEIGVMLEVHIAQLKNINAMAKRHGKKMIYHVDMIQGLKSDDYSTEYLCQEYKPYGLISTKSSVILKAKQKGVLAVQRVFLIDSHALEKSYKLIEKTRPDYIEVLPGAMPWMIKEVKERVNIPIFAGGLIRTPEEVKNALNAGASAITTSKRELWEITEI comes from the coding sequence TTGGATCAAAAAATCTTGCCCGCATCATCGAACATGAAGGAGTTTGAACAGTTCCTTGGAAGCCCTTTTGAAATCGGAGTCATGTTGGAAGTGCATATCGCCCAATTAAAAAATATTAACGCTATGGCAAAACGTCATGGAAAAAAGATGATCTATCATGTGGATATGATTCAGGGACTGAAGAGCGATGACTATTCGACCGAATACCTCTGCCAGGAATACAAACCGTATGGCCTGATTTCAACGAAGTCGAGTGTCATTTTAAAGGCAAAACAAAAAGGAGTGCTCGCTGTGCAAAGGGTGTTCCTGATTGATTCGCATGCACTCGAAAAAAGCTATAAACTTATTGAAAAAACGCGCCCTGATTATATTGAGGTTTTACCAGGAGCAATGCCTTGGATGATCAAGGAGGTCAAGGAACGAGTTAACATTCCGATTTTTGCAGGCGGGCTGATCAGGACTCCTGAGGAAGTGAAGAACGCATTGAATGCAGGTGCTTCTGCCATCACCACTTCTAAAAGGGAGTTGTGGGAAATTACAGAAATATAA
- a CDS encoding methyl-accepting chemotaxis protein yields MQIGKEKKSTQVFGEDAVLAAIERSLAMIEFDPDGQVLWANENFARTMGYRVDEMPGLLHKQFCTAEFAGSRAYIELWRNLRSGKSFQEKIQRVTKRGNLLWLEATYTPVYDDLGRVAGVVKVATDITERELNTTRLARELQQMSQDLNERAEMGITRSEEAATAASKLVQESKENLEILESLKSQAKSIGSIVQTIREIAAQTNLLALNAAIEAARAGEHGRGFNVVAGEVRKLATRVQDSIQEVNEHIEGIASEITKINEATQRSQNGITNNKNLNEQAVAAFKEIGSAAHELDQQAKTFKEIL; encoded by the coding sequence ATGCAGATTGGTAAGGAAAAGAAGAGCACACAGGTTTTTGGGGAAGACGCCGTCCTGGCAGCTATTGAAAGGTCTTTGGCGATGATCGAATTCGATCCTGATGGACAAGTGCTCTGGGCAAATGAGAACTTTGCACGGACGATGGGCTATCGAGTAGATGAAATGCCGGGACTGTTGCATAAACAGTTTTGTACAGCCGAATTTGCAGGAAGCAGAGCCTATATAGAATTATGGAGAAACCTGCGCAGCGGAAAAAGCTTTCAGGAGAAAATCCAGCGAGTCACGAAGAGAGGCAATCTTCTCTGGCTTGAGGCTACATACACACCTGTATATGATGATTTAGGCAGAGTTGCTGGTGTGGTGAAGGTGGCAACTGACATCACGGAGCGAGAATTGAACACGACAAGACTTGCCAGGGAGCTTCAGCAAATGTCCCAAGACCTGAACGAACGCGCGGAAATGGGGATTACAAGAAGTGAAGAAGCAGCCACGGCCGCCAGCAAGCTTGTACAAGAGTCAAAAGAAAATCTTGAAATTCTCGAATCTCTGAAATCGCAGGCCAAATCGATCGGCAGCATCGTCCAGACCATTCGTGAAATTGCCGCACAAACCAATCTGCTTGCCCTGAACGCAGCCATTGAAGCGGCAAGAGCCGGAGAACATGGGAGAGGCTTCAACGTCGTTGCAGGAGAAGTCCGGAAACTCGCCACACGCGTCCAGGATTCAATCCAGGAAGTCAATGAACACATCGAAGGAATAGCAAGCGAAATCACAAAAATCAACGAAGCCACCCAGCGCTCGCAAAATGGCATCACTAACAACAAGAACCTCAATGAACAAGCAGTCGCCGCCTTCAAAGAAATCGGCAGTGCCGCCCACGAACTGGACCAGCAAGCAAAAACATTCAAAGAAATCTTATAA